The Osmerus eperlanus chromosome 7, fOsmEpe2.1, whole genome shotgun sequence genome includes a region encoding these proteins:
- the LOC134023254 gene encoding transcription factor E2F3-like isoform X3: protein MDSWDEIQQTVNTVKRRLALDESDQTYPIEGAKNLRGRGGGRGGGRARHGAAVPELRSPKTPKSPAEKTRYDTSLGLLTKKFVDLLGQSSDGVLDLNQAAEILNVQKRRLYDITNVLEGIHLIKKKSKNNIQWMGCSLSESGGTLNQRQRLTEELSDLGLEEGRLDQLIHDCSLDVKQLTEATHNQKFAYVTYQDIRQLGNLDDQTVIVVKAPSDTKLEVPDPEESLSVHLTSTKGPIDVFLCPDENTPSSPVNQAGLDGNGNPPFLKVLEESAENSCKSGSSDGVGRSIPATPAVSVTSLSPITSPFTSLLQQTDDQMALGGPFLNLSPPLLNEDYMLSLGEDEGISDLFDAYDFDKLPLEEYLCN from the exons GTGAAAAGGAGATTGGCGTTGGATGAGTCTGACCAGACTTACCCCATTGAGGGAGCCAAGAACCTCAGAGGCCGAGGTGGGGGTCGAGGTGGAGGCCGAGCCAGACACGGAGCTGCAGTGCCAGAACTCAGGAGCCCCAAAA CTCCGAAGTCTCCTGCTGAGAAGACGCGCTATGACACCTCGCTGGGCCTCTTGACCAAGAAGTTTGTGGATCTTCTTGGCCAGTCGTCCGACGGAGTCCTTGACCTGAACCAGGCGGCTGAGATCCTCAACGTCCAGAAGAGGCGACTGTATGACATCACTAACGTGCTGGAGGGAATCCACCTTATCAAGAAGAAGTCCAAAAATAACATTCAGTGGAT GGGTTGCAGTCTTTCCGAGAGTGGCGGAACTTTGAACCAGCGCCAGAGGCTGACTGAGGAGTTGTCTGAcctgggcctggaggagggcaggctggACCAGCTGATCCATGACTGCAGCCTGGATGTCAAACAGCTGACCGAGGCGACACACAACCAGAA GTTTGCATACGTGACGTACCAGGACATCCGCCAGCTGGGTAACCTTGATGACCAGACGGTGATCGTGGTGAAGGCCCCTTCAGACACCAAGCTGGAAGTTCCTGACCCGGAGGAG AGTCTGTCCGTCCATCTCACCAGCACTAAGGGGCCCAtagatgtgtttttgtgtcctgATGAGAACACACCCAGCAGCCCGGTCAATCAAGCCGGACTCGACGGCAATGGCAACCCACCCTTCCTAAAAGTGTTGGAAG AGTCTGCCGAGAACTCCTGCAAGAGCGGCAGCAGCGACGGCGTGGGCCGCAGCATCCCTGCCACCCCTGCGGTGTCTGTGACCAGCCTGTCCCCCATCACCTCCCCATTCACCAGCCTGCTGCAGCAGACAGATGACCAGATGGCTCTGGGAGGGCCCTTCCTcaacctgtccccccccctgctcAACGAGGACTATATGCTCAGTCTGGGGGAGGACGAGGGGATCAGCGACCTGTTCGACGCCTACGACTTTGACAAGCTACCCCTGGAGGAATACCTGTGTAACTGA
- the LOC134023254 gene encoding transcription factor E2F3-like isoform X2, whose amino-acid sequence MRKGISTARDKTTNVCISQPPSGNIYSTPHGTNGVGQRPTLGRPRVKRRLALDESDQTYPIEGAKNLRGRGGGRGGGRARHGAAVPELRSPKTPKSPAEKTRYDTSLGLLTKKFVDLLGQSSDGVLDLNQAAEILNVQKRRLYDITNVLEGIHLIKKKSKNNIQWMGCSLSESGGTLNQRQRLTEELSDLGLEEGRLDQLIHDCSLDVKQLTEATHNQKFAYVTYQDIRQLGNLDDQTVIVVKAPSDTKLEVPDPEESLSVHLTSTKGPIDVFLCPDENTPSSPVNQAGLDGNGNPPFLKVLEESAENSCKSGSSDGVGRSIPATPAVSVTSLSPITSPFTSLLQQTDDQMALGGPFLNLSPPLLNEDYMLSLGEDEGISDLFDAYDFDKLPLEEYLCN is encoded by the exons CACAACCTCCCAGTGGTAATATTTATTCAACTCCGCATGGAACAAACGGTGTTGGACAGCGACCCACACTAGGACGTCCACGG GTGAAAAGGAGATTGGCGTTGGATGAGTCTGACCAGACTTACCCCATTGAGGGAGCCAAGAACCTCAGAGGCCGAGGTGGGGGTCGAGGTGGAGGCCGAGCCAGACACGGAGCTGCAGTGCCAGAACTCAGGAGCCCCAAAA CTCCGAAGTCTCCTGCTGAGAAGACGCGCTATGACACCTCGCTGGGCCTCTTGACCAAGAAGTTTGTGGATCTTCTTGGCCAGTCGTCCGACGGAGTCCTTGACCTGAACCAGGCGGCTGAGATCCTCAACGTCCAGAAGAGGCGACTGTATGACATCACTAACGTGCTGGAGGGAATCCACCTTATCAAGAAGAAGTCCAAAAATAACATTCAGTGGAT GGGTTGCAGTCTTTCCGAGAGTGGCGGAACTTTGAACCAGCGCCAGAGGCTGACTGAGGAGTTGTCTGAcctgggcctggaggagggcaggctggACCAGCTGATCCATGACTGCAGCCTGGATGTCAAACAGCTGACCGAGGCGACACACAACCAGAA GTTTGCATACGTGACGTACCAGGACATCCGCCAGCTGGGTAACCTTGATGACCAGACGGTGATCGTGGTGAAGGCCCCTTCAGACACCAAGCTGGAAGTTCCTGACCCGGAGGAG AGTCTGTCCGTCCATCTCACCAGCACTAAGGGGCCCAtagatgtgtttttgtgtcctgATGAGAACACACCCAGCAGCCCGGTCAATCAAGCCGGACTCGACGGCAATGGCAACCCACCCTTCCTAAAAGTGTTGGAAG AGTCTGCCGAGAACTCCTGCAAGAGCGGCAGCAGCGACGGCGTGGGCCGCAGCATCCCTGCCACCCCTGCGGTGTCTGTGACCAGCCTGTCCCCCATCACCTCCCCATTCACCAGCCTGCTGCAGCAGACAGATGACCAGATGGCTCTGGGAGGGCCCTTCCTcaacctgtccccccccctgctcAACGAGGACTATATGCTCAGTCTGGGGGAGGACGAGGGGATCAGCGACCTGTTCGACGCCTACGACTTTGACAAGCTACCCCTGGAGGAATACCTGTGTAACTGA